A genomic window from Cucumis melo cultivar AY chromosome 8, USDA_Cmelo_AY_1.0, whole genome shotgun sequence includes:
- the LOC103500896 gene encoding F-box/LRR-repeat protein At1g67190, with the protein MEHLPVEVIGNILSQLRGARDAVIASVTCKKWREAWRNHLHTLSFDSQDWPVYHELSTSRLEILITQTIFQTTALQHLAISMEEVDEFSAAPVMAWLMYTRDTLRQLHYKVKTTPIFNIIEKCGRQKLEVLALAHNSITGVEPSYQKFPCLKSLSLSHVSVSTLDLTLLLTTCPKLEKLALISPDIAMSDMEVSSSSLKDIYVEAISLDKFILEADTLEVMHLKDCTLELFEVVSKGALRVLRIDDVSVIHLDIGENMENLEVVDVCNFTIMWPKFYHMISKSSKLRKLRLWGVVFDDDDEVVDLETICMCFPRLSHLSLCYDLKDGILQHSLQGSSHLLNVVVLELGWSIVSEFFSEWMGKLLGRCPNLKKLIICGVVSEVKSHEECQTLANFTFSVVQLMRKYMHVEVQFEYE; encoded by the coding sequence ATGGAGCATCTTCCTGTTGAAGTGATCGGTAACATACTTTCCCAGCTCAGAGGTGCCCGAGATGCAGTGATCGCTTCGGTAACTTGCAAGAAATGGAGAGAGGCTTGGCGCAATCACCTCCACACCCTCTCGTTCGATTCTCAGGATTGGCCTGTCTATCATGAACTCTCAACCAGCAGATTAGAAATTCTTATAACTCAAACAATATTTCAGACGACTGCGCTGCAACATTTGGCAATTTCAATGGAAGAAGTTGATGAATTCTCTGCGGCACCTGTGATGGCTTGGCTCATGTATACTAGGGATACTTTGCGCCAACTGCACTATAAAGTGAAGACAACCCCAATCTTCAATATTATCGAGAAGTGTGGTCGACAGAAGCTTGAAGTGCTAGCATTGGCTCATAATTCTATAACAGGTGTAGAACCCAGTTATCAGAAGTTCCCTTGCTTAAAGTCACTTTCACTGAGTCATGTCAGTGTCTCTACATTGGATTTGACCCTTCTTTTGACTACTTGTCCTAAACTTGAGAAATTGGCTCTGATCAGTCCTGATATTGCAATGTCTGATATGGAAGTTAGCAGTTCTTCATTGAAAGATATATATGTCGAAGCAATCAGTTTGGACAAGTTTATATTGGAGGCTGACACCCTTGAAGTAATGCATTTAAAAGATTGCACTCTTGAGCTGTTTGAAGTGGTTAGCAAGGGAGCTTTGAGAGTTCTAAGAATTGATGATGTAAGTGTTATCCATCTTGATATTGGCGAGAATATGGAAAATCTTGAGGTTGTAGACGTCTGCAACTTTACAATTATGTGGCCAAAATTCTACCACATGATCTCAAAATCATCAAAGTTAAGGAAGCTTCGGCTTTGGGGTGTTGTATTTGATGATGACGACGAGGTAGTGGATTTAGAGACTATTTGTATGTGTTTTCCTAGGTTAAGCCATCTATCACTTTGTTATGATTTGAAAGATGGAATCCTTCAGCATAGCTTGCAGGGGTCATCTCATTTGTTGAATGTGGTAGTGCTTGAACTTGGATGGAGTATAGTTAGTGAATTTTTCTCTGAGTGGATGGGAAAACTTCTAGGAAGGTGCCCCAATTTGAAAAAGTTGATCATATGTGGGGTTGTTTCTGAGGTCAAAAGCCATGAGGAATGCCAAACGTTAGCGAACTTTACCTTTTCCGTCGTCCAGTTGATGAGAAAGTATATGCACGTGGAGGTTCAGTTTGAATATGAATAG
- the LOC103500897 gene encoding transmembrane 9 superfamily member 5-like — protein sequence MLATSLMAPSRKLTFLILVLIFFLPLPFSARIFKPSDRKKQDSSSKGRGYAKGDRIPLFANKVYGADQRCDAFPYFSLPFCPPGEKVSKRRSLNEILAGDCLMNTQYELKFGVSEPEVFLCEKYLTEDDLRIFKFAIANEFVYQMYFDNIWFESKVGEVIEIPGLGQKLYLFNRIEFNVDFMEDKVLSISVVNSLDSSADITILTDPLVEFSYSVFWNEIKPIDNSSYFIPGDREKASWVLEDNRRLFWSSLWLWSILAFWWIILPLVVAAPYLFKYFLKNRQPHGNIHRFNGKACSCPKYTSLLGAILGVGTQHLMLIIAMLLVSEYDGIYPCNHERISIDLVLMYCITSVVSASIARSFHEKFSPIGSKECVFQTGALYFFPVFIAVILGKIFGISTPIVDSVICYLLVAGFGSAIMIYICCIAPRNIYRPERNAATCHTRKLLLYNRSSPPAPTLWYMKTPAQMMLEGLGIFLPISPLMDDIYASLWGLKICSSFLTLFAAFLMVVLTTFISGMALTSVQLLKNDYNWWWRSILRGGSPAIYMFGYGIYFISKIRSENDRGFVLPLVYNCCICYSFFLVFGTVGFGASLVAFKFYMMGCDTKKRS from the exons ATGCTTGCTACTTCATTAATGGCGCCAAGTCGTAAACTGACGTTCTTGATTCTTGTTTTGATCTTTTTTCTGCCACTCCCATTCTCGGCCAGGATTTTCAAACCTTCTGACCGGAAAAAACAAGATTCTTCTTCAAAGGGTCGAGGATATGCGAAGGGAGACCGGATTCCTCTGTTCGCCAACAAAGTTTATGGTGCTGATCAACGATG CGACGCCTTTCCATATTTTTCACTTCCATTTTGCCCTCCTGGAG AAAAAGTATCCAAAAGGAGATCCCTGAATGAAATTCTTGCAGGCGATTGCTTAATGAACACCCAATATGAGTTGAAATTTGGCGTTTCGGAGCCGGAGGTGTTTCTTTGCGAGAAGTACTTGACAGAAGATGATCTCAGAATATTTAAGTTCGCCATTGCAAATGAATTTGTATACCAAATGTACTTCGACAATATCTGGTTTGAGAGTAAGGTGGGGGAAGTCATTGAAATACCAGGATTAGGGCAGAAACTTTATCTCTTCAATCGCATTGAATTCAATGTTGATTTCATGGAGGATAAAGTTCTGAGTATTAGTGTTGTAAATAGTCTTGATTCTTCTGCTGATATAACCATACTTACTGATCCCCTAGTCGAATTTTCCTACTCTGTCTTTTGGAATGAAATAAAACCCATtgacaattcgagttactttaTACCTGGGGACAGAGAGAAAGCCTCGTGGGTTTTGGAAGATAATCGACGCTTGTTTTGGTCTTCACTATGGCTTTGGAGTATCCTGGCCTTTTGGTGGATCATTTTGCCTCTTGTAGTTGCTGCGCCGTATCTGTTTAAGTATTTCTTGAAGAATAG ACAACCTCATGGAAATATTCATCGTTTCAATGGTAAAGCATGCTCCTGTCCGAAGTACACATCCTTACTCGGTGCTATACTCGGCGTTGGAACTCAACATCTAATGCTCAT AATAGCAATGCTTCTTGTTTCTGAATACGATGGTATCTACCCTTGCAACCATGAAAGAATCTCGATTGATCTTGTTTTGATGTATTGTATAACATCAGTAGTATCTGCATCTATAGCCAGATCATTTCATGAGAAATTTTCCCCAATTGGATcg AAAGAATGTGTTTTTCAAACTGGCGCACTCTACTTTTTTCCAGTGTTCATAGCTGTTATCCTAGGAAAGATATTTGGGATTAGTACTCCAATTGTTGACAGTGTGATCTGTTATCTTTTAGTAGCAGGATTTGGCAGTGCCATTATGATATACATATGTTGTATTGCACCAAGAAACATCTATAGGCCAGAGCGTAACGCTGCAACTTGTCACACCAGAAAATTACTCCTATACAACAGATCATCACCTCCGGCTCCCACTTTATGGTACATGAAGACACCTGCTCAGATGATGCTTGAGGGCCTTGGAATTTTCTTGCCAATCTCCCCTCTAATGGATGATATCTATGCAAGCTTGTGGGGTTTGAAAATCTGCAGCTCATTCCTCACCTTATTTGCTGCTTTCTTAATGGTCGTCTTAACTACCTTCATCAGTGGAATGGCACTTACCAGTGTTCAACTACTCAAAAATGATTACAATTGGTGGTGGAG ATCCATATTGCGTGGAGGTTCGCCCGCTATCTACATGTTTGGTTATGGTATATACTTCATTTCAAAAATAAGGAGTGAGAATGATAGGGGGTTTGTTCTTCCTTTGGTGTACAACTGTTGCATTTGCTATTCATTCTTTCTGGTCTTTGGAACTGTTGGCTTTGGAGCTTCGCTAGTTGCCTTTAAATTCTACATGATGGGATGCGACACTAAGAAACGATCCTAA